TTCTGCCATGCCAAATACAGCACCCCCACCGCCGCTGCCACCAAAGCCAACGGTGCGAGGAGGCCGCCGAGCACGCCGACGATGGCGCCAATGGCGGTGATCACCTGGCCGGCGACGATGGCGACGGGGCCGAAGGCCGCGGCCAGCGCCACGGCGCCGAGGATGATGGTTTGCGTGCGTGGGTCAAGCTGGGTGAATTGGTCGGCGAGCTGGGTGGCGCGATCGATAAGGGGGCTGATGGTTTCGAGGACAAGCCCGACCGCGGGCGCCATGCCGTCCCATAGGCGCTGGGCCAGGACCTGCGCTTTAATCGCGGCCTGATCCCAAGAGAAGCCGGCGGCGTTGATGCCTTCGGTTTGGGCGGCAAAGGCTTGGGCGGTCATGCCGGCGCTTTGGCCCATGGCCAAAAGTTTCTGGTCGAAGGTTTCGCTCTGGCCATGGGCGAGCGCAAGGGCCAGAGTCTGGCCTTCTATCGAGCCGATATATTGTTGCAGCGGGGCGCCGGTGGCGTCGGCGGCAGTGACGACCGCGCGCAGGACATTGGCGAGACCCAGGTTTTCGACCGCGGCGGCGCCGGTCTCGAAGCCCAGGGAGCCGATGAGGGCCTGCATGGATTCTGTGGGCGCCATGAGCGATTGCATGGCGCCCCGCAGTTGGGTGGAGACCTCGGCGGCGCTGCCGGTCACGCCTGAGAACGTGGCCATGAAGCCGAAGAGCTCCTCAAGGCTGACGCCCATCGACGCGGCGATGGGTGTGACGCGCCCCATGGAGGCGGCGAGCTCGGGAAAGGTGGTTTGACCCAGGGCGACGGTTTGCAGCGCGAGGTCGGCGACCTGGCCGACGGCGGAGGCGGAGGTGTCGCCGTAGGCTTTGGTCACGGAAGAGGTGAGGGCGATGGCTTCGGCGGTAGTGGCGAGCCCGGCCTTGGCGGCGATAGCGTTGATGCGCAGGAGGTCGGCGGATTCGGCGCTGTCGCCGAAGGCGGAGACTACCTGGTACAGGCCCTGGGCCATGCTTTGGCTGGATTCGCCGACAAGGATGGCGGTGGATTGGACCGCGCCTTTGAGTTCGTTGACGCGGTCAGAGGCGACGCCCAGCGCCCCGACGTTGGCCATGGCTTCGTTGAAGTTTTTGCCGAGCAGCAAAGCCGCCCCGCCTGCGGCGAGCAGGGGGGCGGTGATGGCGACGCTGGCCGATTGGCCGATGCTGGTCATGGCCGACCCGACAGATCGGAGGTGGCCTTCGGCCGACTTCATGCCGGCCTCGAAGGCGCTGGTGTCGGTGGTCAGGCGGATGACCAGGTTGGCGAGTGTGGCCATGGAGGGCGAGTAGCGGGGGGCGGGTTGGGGCTGTTAGGGTAGCCGCCGGCGGCAAGTGGCAGACCCAATGGGGTTGGGGCTGTGGGCTTCGATGGCCATCCGCTCGAGCAGCCCCAAGAACGACTAAAGTCGTTACTCCGGTGAAGTCCGGGTGTCGGAGCCGCCGAAGAGGATGTTAAGCTGTTCGACGAGTGCGAGC
Above is a window of Caldilineales bacterium DNA encoding:
- a CDS encoding phage tail tape measure protein, which translates into the protein MATLANLVIRLTTDTSAFEAGMKSAEGHLRSVGSAMTSIGQSASVAITAPLLAAGGAALLLGKNFNEAMANVGALGVASDRVNELKGAVQSTAILVGESSQSMAQGLYQVVSAFGDSAESADLLRINAIAAKAGLATTAEAIALTSSVTKAYGDTSASAVGQVADLALQTVALGQTTFPELAASMGRVTPIAASMGVSLEELFGFMATFSGVTGSAAEVSTQLRGAMQSLMAPTESMQALIGSLGFETGAAAVENLGLANVLRAVVTAADATGAPLQQYIGSIEGQTLALALAHGQSETFDQKLLAMGQSAGMTAQAFAAQTEGINAAGFSWDQAAIKAQVLAQRLWDGMAPAVGLVLETISPLIDRATQLADQFTQLDPRTQTIILGAVALAAAFGPVAIVAGQVITAIGAIVGVLGGLLAPLALVAAAVGVLYLAWQ